One stretch of Rhizobium rhizoryzae DNA includes these proteins:
- a CDS encoding transporter substrate-binding domain-containing protein yields MSFIREIKPGFRVAFLLILSIISIIYVQVSQAAENLGGVPVLSDPNERLTKPDLSNLARFRILTASDFPPFNFVDQTGRLAGYHVDVIREVCRELNIEAKCQVQAMPYADLEGALEAGNGEAVMSGIAITSSLRQKFSFSRPYLFLPARFAVQGKLGLSGRAGDALAGRKVGVIANTAHEKMLGAFFPKLVAVPVNGQEELFSSLKEGKVDAILADGVRVPFWVASPAAEKCCVLLDGPYLSQHYLGEGFAVMLRKGNAVQLTAAVDYALAQLAAKGRLQDIYLRYFPNGFY; encoded by the coding sequence ATGAGTTTTATTCGAGAAATAAAGCCTGGATTTAGAGTTGCATTTCTTCTTATTTTATCAATTATTTCAATAATTTATGTTCAAGTATCTCAGGCTGCGGAGAACCTCGGGGGCGTACCTGTCCTATCGGACCCGAATGAACGTTTAACCAAGCCTGATTTGTCAAACCTTGCTCGCTTTCGCATATTGACGGCGTCTGATTTTCCTCCGTTCAATTTCGTCGATCAGACCGGACGACTGGCTGGTTATCACGTAGATGTGATCAGAGAGGTGTGTAGAGAGCTGAACATCGAGGCCAAATGTCAGGTCCAGGCTATGCCGTACGCAGATCTGGAGGGGGCTCTCGAGGCTGGAAACGGTGAAGCCGTGATGTCTGGAATTGCGATAACGTCCAGCTTGCGGCAGAAGTTTTCTTTCTCCAGACCCTATTTGTTTCTGCCAGCCCGGTTCGCTGTACAAGGCAAACTCGGTTTGTCTGGCCGGGCAGGAGACGCTTTGGCAGGACGGAAAGTTGGTGTAATCGCCAATACCGCGCACGAGAAAATGCTTGGAGCATTCTTCCCAAAACTCGTGGCCGTTCCTGTGAACGGGCAGGAAGAATTGTTCTCTTCACTCAAGGAAGGCAAAGTCGATGCAATCCTCGCAGATGGCGTGAGAGTACCCTTCTGGGTCGCCAGTCCTGCTGCAGAAAAGTGCTGCGTTCTGCTGGATGGCCCCTACCTGTCTCAGCATTATCTGGGTGAAGGGTTCGCGGTCATGCTTCGCAAGGGAAATGCGGTTCAACTGACGGCGGCCGTCGACTATGCTCTGGCTCAACTGGCTGCAAAAGGGCGACTACAGGACATCTATCTTCGCTACTTCCCCAACGGCTTCTACTGA
- a CDS encoding 2'-deoxycytidine 5'-triphosphate deaminase: MERTAGILADRAIKALFAEGQLKSEAPLDGDQIQPASLDLRLGSKALRVRASFMPGRSSTVASKLDRLTLHEIDLEHGAVLETGCVYIVPLMESLDLPAELSASTNPKSSTGRLDIFTRVMVDHAQEFDKIPAGYSGPLYLEISPRTFPVIVRRGSRLSQIRFRVGNALLSEADLVELHAAETLVASETPNVSGGGIALSIDLKGTGPEGLIGYRGKHHTSVIDVDRKAQHEVLDFWEPIYSRGRNELILDPDEFYILVSREAVHVPPSYAAEMTPYDPLVGEFRVHYAGFFDPGFGHAAAGGSGSRAVLEVRSHEVPFILEHGQIVGRLVYEHMLERPQGLYGTGLGSNYQAQGLKLSKHFKL, encoded by the coding sequence ATGGAACGTACAGCGGGTATTCTGGCAGATCGTGCGATCAAGGCACTCTTCGCCGAGGGTCAATTGAAATCCGAGGCGCCACTGGATGGTGACCAGATCCAGCCGGCAAGCCTCGATCTTCGACTGGGCTCCAAGGCCCTGCGGGTGCGCGCCAGCTTCATGCCGGGCCGCAGCAGCACGGTTGCAAGCAAGCTCGACCGGCTGACGCTGCATGAGATCGATCTGGAACATGGCGCTGTGCTTGAGACAGGCTGCGTCTACATCGTGCCGCTGATGGAAAGCCTTGATCTGCCTGCGGAACTCTCTGCGTCCACCAATCCGAAAAGCTCGACGGGAAGGCTCGATATCTTCACGCGCGTGATGGTTGACCACGCCCAGGAATTCGACAAGATTCCCGCCGGTTACAGCGGCCCTCTCTATCTGGAGATCTCGCCGCGCACTTTCCCTGTCATCGTTCGCCGCGGCTCCCGGCTTTCGCAGATCCGCTTCAGAGTGGGCAATGCGCTGTTGAGCGAGGCGGATCTTGTGGAACTGCACGCGGCTGAAACGCTGGTCGCAAGCGAAACGCCCAATGTTTCAGGCGGTGGCATTGCGCTCTCCATCGATTTGAAGGGAACCGGTCCCGAAGGCTTGATTGGCTACAGAGGCAAACATCATACCTCGGTCATCGATGTCGACAGGAAAGCTCAGCACGAGGTTCTGGATTTCTGGGAGCCGATCTACAGCCGTGGACGCAATGAACTGATCCTCGATCCGGATGAGTTCTACATTCTGGTCTCGCGCGAAGCAGTCCATGTGCCGCCCTCCTATGCCGCCGAGATGACCCCTTACGATCCACTCGTCGGAGAGTTTCGCGTGCATTATGCCGGTTTCTTCGATCCGGGGTTTGGCCATGCTGCTGCAGGTGGCTCAGGCAGTCGTGCAGTCCTGGAAGTTCGCAGTCACGAGGTTCCGTTCATTCTGGAGCATGGGCAGATTGTCGGACGGCTGGTTTACGAGCACATGCTCGAACGGCCGCAAGGCCTTTATGGCACCGGTCTCGGTTCCAACTATCAGGCGCAGGGTCTCAAGCTCTCCAAGCATTTCAAGCTATAG
- the apaG gene encoding Co2+/Mg2+ efflux protein ApaG, with product MYRARTKDIEVEVEPYYLEEQSDPEDGRYVWGYRIVIANHSDTTVQLIHRYWHITDENGLVDEVEGPGVVGEQPRLEPGDTYEYSSGCPLDTPSGIMFGHYQMQTDDGRTFIVDIPAFSLDSPGLLRILN from the coding sequence ATGTATCGCGCACGGACGAAGGATATCGAAGTCGAAGTGGAGCCCTATTATCTGGAGGAGCAATCCGATCCGGAAGATGGCCGCTACGTCTGGGGATACCGTATCGTTATTGCCAATCATTCGGATACGACAGTCCAGTTGATCCATCGCTACTGGCACATCACGGATGAAAACGGGCTGGTGGATGAGGTCGAGGGACCGGGGGTGGTCGGCGAACAGCCGCGCCTGGAACCAGGGGATACCTACGAATATTCTTCCGGCTGCCCACTCGATACGCCATCCGGCATCATGTTCGGCCATTATCAGATGCAGACGGATGACGGCCGCACCTTCATCGTGGACATTCCAGCCTTCTCGCTGGATTCGCCGGGCCTGCTGCGCATACTGAACTGA
- a CDS encoding O-succinylhomoserine sulfhydrylase, with the protein MSKTWRPATKLVHEGTLRSPYGETSEAIFLTQGFVYESSASAEARFKGETDGFIYARYGSPTNDMFEKRMIALEGAEDARATASGMAAVAAAILCQVKAGDHIVAARALFGSCRYIVETLAPKYGVECTLVDGRDITNWEAAVRPNTKVFFLESPTNPTLEVVDIAAVAALANQIGVKVVVDNVFATPLFQKPLELGAHIVVYSATKHIDGQGRCLGGIVLSDKQWIDENLHDYFRHTGPAMSPFNAWTLLKGLETLPLRVKQQTENAAKIADFLADQTKVAKVIYPGRKDHPQADIIAKQMTGGSTLVCFELKGGKEAAFALQDALKVVRISNNLGDAKSLITHPATTTHKNLSEEGRAEAGITGGTLRLSCGIEDAEDLIDDLSQAIAKIGG; encoded by the coding sequence ATGAGCAAGACCTGGCGCCCCGCAACGAAGCTCGTCCATGAAGGCACGTTGCGCTCCCCTTACGGCGAAACTTCCGAAGCGATTTTCCTGACTCAAGGCTTTGTATACGAGAGCTCCGCCTCCGCCGAAGCCCGGTTCAAAGGCGAGACCGACGGCTTCATCTACGCGCGCTACGGCAGCCCGACAAACGACATGTTCGAAAAGCGCATGATTGCGTTGGAAGGCGCTGAAGATGCTCGCGCCACCGCATCCGGCATGGCTGCCGTGGCCGCCGCCATTCTTTGTCAGGTGAAGGCTGGCGATCATATCGTCGCGGCACGCGCACTTTTCGGATCCTGCCGCTACATCGTCGAAACACTGGCACCAAAATACGGTGTGGAGTGCACGCTGGTCGATGGCCGTGACATCACGAACTGGGAGGCGGCAGTCCGCCCGAACACCAAGGTGTTCTTCCTCGAGAGCCCGACGAACCCGACGCTTGAAGTGGTAGACATTGCCGCGGTTGCCGCACTCGCCAACCAGATCGGCGTCAAGGTTGTCGTCGACAACGTATTCGCGACTCCCCTCTTTCAGAAGCCGCTGGAACTTGGCGCTCATATCGTCGTCTATTCGGCAACCAAACACATTGATGGTCAGGGCCGCTGCCTCGGCGGTATCGTGCTGTCCGACAAGCAGTGGATCGACGAAAACCTGCACGACTATTTCCGCCATACCGGTCCGGCCATGTCACCCTTCAACGCGTGGACATTGTTGAAGGGCCTCGAAACCCTGCCGCTGCGCGTGAAGCAACAGACGGAAAATGCCGCCAAGATTGCCGACTTCCTGGCGGACCAGACCAAGGTTGCCAAGGTCATCTATCCAGGACGCAAGGACCATCCGCAGGCGGATATCATCGCCAAGCAGATGACGGGTGGCTCAACGCTGGTCTGCTTCGAACTGAAGGGCGGCAAGGAGGCGGCATTCGCACTTCAGGACGCCTTGAAGGTCGTGCGCATCTCCAACAATCTCGGCGACGCGAAAAGTCTGATCACCCATCCCGCAACAACGACGCACAAAAACCTTTCTGAAGAAGGCCGTGCGGAGGCGGGTATCACCGGCGGCACCTTGCGGCTTTCCTGCGGTATCGAGGATGCCGAGGATCTGATCGACGATCTGTCTCAGGCGATTGCCAAGATCGGCGGCTGA
- a CDS encoding glycosyltransferase family 2 protein, producing MPDLDEAGALRLLGVSRTLVSRLSRQAAINQSSLEEELLANRHIDEERHFEAMAEMLGLPFTAKINGDNVQDLPRLDSQLQYPTQVRVIERHRAPKVAIVPQAARLGATAELLRKLPDLRQTLVVTTPSAIRKAVWTCGAERRVRSVVFHLFETAPDASARIVASGKQGFLGGGILAALLLILLHAPALMLPLIHVILSVSYLFAIILRIVALVLLRKQSPPPRLIDLPPALPRYCVMVALYKEAEVAAQLIRSLERLEWPSARLDIKLVCEADDLDTLTALKQVRLPPNFEVVEVPPCAPRTKPKALSYALAGVRGEYLTIYDAEDRPHPKQLLEAYTRFVAAPPDVACLQSPLVIGNPEKSSVSALFALEYAALFRGLLPMLARFRLPLPLGGTSNHFKTDVLREVGAWDPFNVTEDADLGMRLFRHGYRAETLRYQTVEDAPVNYNIWLGQRVRWFKGWFQTWLVIMRNPGKATHELGFPAMLTFQLMIGGMLLSALMHPLTPVLLISILYRVFIDIDSGSSLTTRALVVLDLFNVFGSYAVFLLLGLKCMVAEEKRRVGWRWMALPYYWMMVSRAAWRAANELRTRPFFWHKTPHRPRDEAAMPDG from the coding sequence TTGCCGGACCTCGATGAGGCAGGGGCTCTTCGCCTGCTGGGTGTTTCTCGTACGCTCGTCAGCAGGCTGTCACGGCAGGCGGCCATAAATCAATCCTCGCTTGAGGAGGAATTGCTGGCGAACCGGCATATTGACGAAGAACGGCATTTCGAAGCCATGGCTGAAATGCTCGGACTGCCTTTTACGGCGAAGATCAACGGAGACAATGTTCAGGATCTCCCGCGGCTGGACAGTCAGCTTCAATACCCCACTCAAGTGCGGGTTATCGAACGGCATCGCGCCCCTAAGGTTGCTATCGTTCCGCAGGCTGCGAGGCTCGGCGCCACAGCGGAACTCCTCAGAAAACTTCCGGATCTTCGTCAGACTTTGGTCGTCACCACGCCGTCCGCCATTCGAAAGGCAGTGTGGACATGCGGAGCAGAACGGCGCGTGCGCTCTGTTGTTTTCCATCTTTTCGAAACTGCGCCTGATGCATCAGCCCGCATTGTCGCTTCCGGCAAGCAGGGCTTTCTCGGTGGCGGGATCCTTGCAGCCTTGCTGTTGATCCTGTTGCATGCCCCCGCACTCATGCTGCCGCTGATCCACGTCATTCTTTCTGTTTCCTATCTATTTGCAATCATTCTACGCATTGTTGCCTTGGTCCTTTTAAGGAAACAGTCGCCGCCACCACGCCTTATCGACCTTCCCCCTGCCCTTCCGCGCTATTGCGTCATGGTCGCCCTTTACAAAGAGGCGGAAGTCGCAGCACAACTTATTCGCAGTTTGGAGCGTCTCGAATGGCCAAGCGCCCGGCTGGATATCAAGCTCGTTTGTGAGGCCGACGACCTCGACACACTGACCGCCCTCAAGCAGGTCCGGCTGCCGCCGAATTTCGAGGTCGTTGAAGTGCCACCCTGTGCTCCGCGAACAAAGCCGAAAGCGCTGAGTTATGCCTTGGCTGGAGTTCGCGGTGAATACCTGACCATCTACGATGCGGAAGACAGACCGCACCCCAAGCAATTGCTTGAGGCATATACCCGGTTTGTTGCGGCACCTCCCGACGTCGCCTGCCTCCAATCGCCTCTCGTTATCGGCAATCCAGAGAAGAGCTCGGTCAGTGCCTTGTTTGCACTCGAATATGCCGCCCTCTTCCGCGGTCTCCTGCCCATGCTGGCCCGGTTCAGATTGCCGCTACCACTTGGCGGGACATCCAATCATTTCAAAACCGATGTCCTACGCGAGGTTGGAGCCTGGGACCCATTCAACGTGACAGAAGATGCGGATCTCGGAATGCGGCTGTTTCGCCACGGATACCGGGCTGAGACCCTGCGTTATCAGACTGTCGAGGATGCGCCCGTGAATTACAATATCTGGCTCGGCCAACGTGTTCGCTGGTTCAAGGGATGGTTCCAAACCTGGCTCGTGATCATGCGCAACCCGGGCAAGGCGACACACGAGTTGGGTTTTCCAGCCATGCTGACATTCCAGCTCATGATTGGCGGCATGCTGCTCTCAGCCCTGATGCACCCGCTCACGCCCGTTCTTCTCATATCGATTCTCTACCGGGTCTTTATCGACATTGACAGCGGTTCGAGCCTCACGACTCGCGCTCTGGTCGTGCTGGATCTCTTCAATGTGTTTGGCAGCTACGCCGTGTTTCTCCTGCTCGGCCTGAAGTGCATGGTTGCAGAAGAAAAGCGGAGGGTGGGATGGCGGTGGATGGCTCTTCCCTATTATTGGATGATGGTGTCGAGGGCCGCCTGGCGCGCTGCGAATGAACTGCGGACACGCCCATTCTTCTGGCACAAGACGCCTCACAGGCCACGTGATGAGGCCGCAATGCCGGATGGATGA
- a CDS encoding S24 family peptidase: protein MSETSREAISLLQAVQTEQVGKASALSRSALSHSGIWQAIDTLAEKHKLSASGLARRAGLDPTSFNKSKRLGPDGRERWPSTESISKVLEATGASLDEFLGYLAPTGTPRMPDGVFLPQMSSIPLLGFAQAGAGGFFDDGGFPAGQGWDVVEFPAAVSKHNNVYALEVQDDSMLPLYRDGDRLIVEPGAQVRKGDRVVVKTREGEVMAKVLARQSARSIELSSLNPDHPNRNFAVEDIDWIARIIWASQ from the coding sequence ATGAGTGAGACAAGTCGCGAAGCCATTTCCCTCTTGCAGGCCGTCCAGACTGAGCAGGTTGGCAAGGCAAGCGCTCTGTCCCGATCCGCCCTGTCACATAGCGGGATATGGCAGGCAATCGATACACTTGCCGAGAAGCACAAACTTTCGGCATCGGGCCTTGCCCGTCGGGCGGGCCTGGATCCCACATCTTTCAACAAGTCGAAGCGCCTGGGGCCGGATGGACGGGAGCGCTGGCCATCCACGGAATCCATTTCCAAGGTTTTGGAAGCCACAGGCGCATCTCTGGATGAATTCCTGGGCTATCTGGCGCCGACTGGTACTCCACGTATGCCTGACGGAGTTTTTCTGCCGCAAATGAGTTCCATCCCCCTGCTCGGCTTTGCCCAGGCTGGAGCCGGAGGTTTCTTTGACGATGGGGGCTTTCCTGCCGGTCAAGGGTGGGATGTGGTGGAGTTTCCCGCCGCCGTTTCGAAGCACAACAATGTCTATGCTCTCGAAGTTCAGGACGATTCCATGCTGCCACTCTATCGAGACGGTGATCGATTGATCGTGGAGCCCGGCGCGCAGGTTCGAAAGGGAGACCGCGTTGTTGTCAAGACACGCGAAGGAGAGGTGATGGCGAAGGTTCTTGCACGGCAGAGTGCGCGCTCAATTGAGCTTTCCTCGCTTAATCCCGACCATCCGAACCGCAATTTTGCAGTTGAAGACATCGATTGGATCGCCCGTATCATCTGGGCCAGCCAATGA